A DNA window from Sphingopyxis macrogoltabida contains the following coding sequences:
- a CDS encoding GntR family transcriptional regulator, which translates to MKTARKSAAADEATEAKTASDGSVASAADRVSESILQGIRSGSFVPGQHLLEPDLTRRLGISRGSLREALKHLAAAGIVTLNRFRGAYISTLDRKSVLDLLDTLEPLARLGARLAAENCGTEAQRRRMLAAAANIDTATRERNRGLYLDRRRQFYDAMIDIGGNMELARAMPLSRTDLFRAQVETIQTERQRMLHASGYAKITRAIVENDPAGADRAVKKHFDGTRKTIHELPSHAFPSLEI; encoded by the coding sequence ATGAAAACGGCACGAAAAAGTGCGGCGGCGGACGAGGCGACGGAGGCAAAGACGGCAAGCGACGGATCGGTCGCCAGCGCCGCCGACCGCGTTTCGGAATCGATCTTGCAGGGCATAAGGTCGGGGTCATTCGTGCCCGGACAGCACCTGCTGGAACCCGACCTGACGCGCCGGCTCGGCATCAGCCGGGGGTCCTTGCGCGAAGCGCTCAAGCATCTCGCCGCCGCCGGGATCGTCACCCTCAACCGCTTTCGCGGCGCCTATATCAGCACCCTCGACCGCAAATCGGTGCTCGACCTGCTCGACACGCTCGAACCGCTGGCGCGCTTGGGCGCGCGACTCGCCGCCGAAAATTGCGGCACCGAGGCGCAGCGCCGCCGCATGCTGGCCGCCGCCGCGAACATCGATACCGCGACGAGGGAGCGCAATCGCGGGCTCTACCTCGATCGCCGCCGGCAATTCTATGACGCGATGATCGACATCGGCGGCAATATGGAACTCGCGCGCGCGATGCCGCTCAGCCGCACCGACCTGTTCCGCGCGCAGGTCGAGACGATCCAGACCGAACGACAGCGGATGCTGCACGCCTCGGGCTATGCAAAAATCACCAGAGCGATCGTCGAAAACGACCCCGCCGGAGCCGATCGCGCGGTCAAAAAACACTTCGACGGCACACGAAAAACGATCCACGAATTGCCGTCTCACGCCTTCCCATCGTTGGAAATCTAG
- a CDS encoding EthD family reductase, giving the protein MLCITAIYPNEPGSRFDAGYYQSSHARTAQALLAPHGLTAIRTTVGTAALDGSPPPFWAVSEMHFTSRAAFDAGIAAEGAALFADIPNYTNVTPILQVSELAAA; this is encoded by the coding sequence ATGCTGTGCATCACAGCCATTTATCCGAACGAGCCGGGTAGCCGGTTCGACGCCGGCTATTACCAATCGTCGCATGCAAGGACCGCGCAGGCGCTGCTGGCGCCGCACGGGCTGACCGCCATTCGCACCACCGTCGGCACCGCGGCGCTCGACGGATCGCCGCCGCCCTTCTGGGCGGTCAGCGAGATGCATTTCACGTCGCGCGCCGCGTTCGACGCCGGCATCGCCGCCGAGGGCGCGGCACTGTTCGCCGACATTCCCAATTACACCAATGTCACCCCCATCCTGCAGGTCAGCGAACTGGCCGCAGCCTAA
- a CDS encoding phosphotransferase family protein → MARDTDQLAAGLRDYLPRGAGITGVTTLSAGHSNETYLVDGIGEVLRMPPSEEGLLPPYDMARQHAVLSAVANSAPGVPLPPVLELCTDPSVLGDEFFLMGQVPGEAFEYAVPDWLAADPDAGAESVCRQWFDALLALHNMPAGAMPPGERTVQQEAQHWLDVARGAESMPVLVDILEDLAKRPPRTSGAPTPVHGDPKHGNCLWHEGRLTALLDWEMAQISEPLLDLGYVLMFHDQGEASLADAGFALPGWWSADRMIAEWEKGTGRTAIDVARYAVLGQAKVAAIISVGAYLFNSGRIADPRFQAFAGVLPAYVALLEKRAMAAG, encoded by the coding sequence GTGGCGCGCGACACCGACCAGCTCGCCGCCGGCCTGCGCGATTACCTGCCGCGCGGCGCCGGTATCACCGGGGTGACCACGCTGTCGGCGGGGCATTCGAACGAGACCTATCTGGTCGACGGTATCGGCGAGGTGCTGCGCATGCCGCCGTCGGAGGAAGGCCTGCTGCCGCCCTATGACATGGCGCGGCAGCACGCCGTGCTGTCGGCGGTCGCGAACTCAGCTCCCGGTGTCCCGCTGCCGCCCGTTCTCGAACTCTGCACCGACCCGTCCGTCCTGGGCGACGAATTTTTCCTGATGGGACAGGTGCCGGGCGAGGCCTTCGAATATGCGGTGCCCGACTGGCTCGCCGCCGATCCGGACGCCGGCGCCGAAAGCGTCTGCCGCCAATGGTTCGACGCCCTGCTCGCGCTGCACAACATGCCCGCCGGGGCGATGCCGCCGGGCGAACGGACGGTGCAGCAGGAAGCGCAGCACTGGCTCGACGTCGCGCGCGGCGCGGAGTCGATGCCGGTGCTCGTCGACATCCTCGAGGATCTGGCCAAGCGCCCGCCGCGCACCAGCGGCGCGCCGACCCCGGTGCACGGCGACCCCAAACATGGCAATTGCCTGTGGCACGAGGGACGGCTGACCGCGCTGCTCGACTGGGAGATGGCCCAGATTTCGGAGCCTTTGCTCGACCTCGGCTATGTGCTGATGTTCCACGATCAGGGTGAGGCCTCGCTCGCCGACGCGGGCTTTGCCCTGCCCGGCTGGTGGTCAGCCGACCGGATGATCGCCGAGTGGGAAAAGGGCACCGGCCGCACCGCCATCGACGTCGCACGCTATGCGGTGCTGGGACAGGCGAAGGTCGCGGCGATCATCTCGGTCGGCGCCTATCTCTTCAACAGCGGCCGTATCGCCGACCCGCGTTTCCAGGCTTTCGCCGGGGTGCTCCCCGCCTATGTGGCGCTGCTGGAGAAGCGCGCGATGGCTGCGGGATAA
- a CDS encoding acetyl-CoA carboxylase biotin carboxyl carrier protein subunit — protein sequence MSSTIEEVRALLASFAASPWRDLHFRSGGWSLFMAKADGGANPMLARAGQAVAAALAAVRDVTAPHLGIFSARVAPGAMVEAGTVIGRVDKLGEATDIVSETAGRVAAILPNDGDLVEYGAPLVRLETD from the coding sequence ATGAGCTCGACGATCGAGGAAGTCCGCGCACTGCTCGCCAGCTTTGCCGCCTCGCCCTGGCGCGACCTGCATTTCCGCAGCGGCGGCTGGTCGCTGTTCATGGCGAAGGCCGATGGCGGCGCCAATCCCATGCTGGCGCGCGCGGGGCAGGCGGTCGCCGCCGCGCTTGCGGCGGTGCGCGATGTCACCGCACCGCACCTCGGCATTTTCTCGGCGCGGGTCGCCCCGGGGGCGATGGTCGAGGCTGGAACGGTGATCGGGCGGGTCGACAAGCTCGGCGAGGCGACCGACATCGTCAGCGAGACCGCGGGCCGCGTCGCGGCAATCCTGCCGAACGACGGCGATCTCGTCGAATATGGCGCACCGCTGGTGCGATTGGAAACCGATTGA
- a CDS encoding pyruvate, phosphate dikinase encodes MSGWTIKLDGSELPTKEAAGGKAWSIARMRGLGLPVPPAFVIGTKACLAFLDSGDFPAGLAEEIDAGLAWLESETGRSFGAGEKRLLLSVRSGAAISMPGMMDTVLNLGIDDAGEAALAAETGLPGFARDTHRRFLELYASIVLKAPVELAGDAPPGDWRAAVEAAGGPVPASVRDQLLATVRAVFESWNTRRARRYREHNNIPHDLGTAVTIQAMVFGNLDERSGTGVLFSRNPLTGEAEPYGEYLPRAQGEDVVSGKFTPLPLDAMATAEPEAHAALLAASDRLEREHGDVQDIEFTVQSGQLYLLQSRAAKRAPAAAVRFAVDMVAEGRIDPATALSRVSAEQVRTLLLPRLSDGATDGAAVLATGEGACPGAATGVLVADADEAERRAAAGEDVILVRKTTSPDDVHGMIAARAVVTEQGGSTSHAAVVSRALGRPCVVGVGDGAVAKAGTVVTVDGAGGLVYAGTLATEAPNEQADARLRQLIEWARAASPVAVVDFAAGPDGFDVDRALAAGDAEALAGAIGGASVVRGHALANDDIARIARGAGATTIVTEPVLPVLLTMIGDAA; translated from the coding sequence ATGAGTGGCTGGACGATCAAGCTCGACGGGTCCGAACTGCCGACCAAGGAGGCGGCGGGCGGCAAGGCCTGGTCGATCGCGCGGATGCGCGGGCTCGGCCTGCCGGTGCCGCCGGCGTTCGTGATCGGCACGAAGGCATGTCTCGCCTTTCTCGACAGCGGCGATTTTCCGGCCGGGCTAGCGGAAGAGATCGACGCCGGGCTCGCGTGGCTCGAAAGCGAAACCGGCCGCAGCTTCGGCGCGGGCGAGAAGCGGCTGTTGCTCTCGGTGCGGTCGGGCGCGGCTATCTCGATGCCCGGGATGATGGACACGGTGCTCAACCTCGGCATCGACGATGCCGGCGAAGCGGCGCTGGCGGCGGAAACGGGGCTCCCCGGCTTTGCGCGCGACACGCATCGGCGCTTCCTTGAACTTTATGCCTCGATCGTGCTCAAGGCGCCGGTCGAACTCGCAGGCGACGCCCCGCCCGGCGACTGGCGCGCGGCGGTCGAGGCGGCGGGCGGTCCGGTGCCCGCAAGCGTCCGCGACCAATTGCTCGCGACGGTGCGCGCGGTGTTCGAAAGCTGGAACACCCGCCGCGCCCGGCGCTACCGCGAGCATAACAATATCCCGCACGACCTCGGCACCGCGGTGACGATCCAGGCGATGGTGTTCGGCAATCTCGACGAGCGGAGCGGAACCGGGGTGCTGTTCAGCCGCAATCCGCTAACCGGCGAGGCCGAACCCTATGGCGAATATCTGCCGCGGGCGCAGGGCGAGGATGTCGTGTCGGGGAAATTCACCCCGCTGCCGCTCGACGCCATGGCGACGGCCGAGCCCGAGGCGCATGCCGCGCTGCTCGCCGCGAGCGATCGGCTCGAACGCGAGCATGGCGACGTGCAGGATATCGAATTCACCGTCCAGTCGGGGCAGCTCTACCTGCTCCAGTCGCGCGCGGCCAAGCGTGCACCGGCGGCGGCGGTGCGCTTTGCGGTGGACATGGTTGCCGAGGGTCGCATCGACCCCGCCACCGCGCTGTCGCGGGTGAGTGCCGAACAGGTGCGGACGCTGCTGTTGCCGCGGCTCAGCGACGGCGCGACCGATGGTGCGGCGGTGCTCGCGACGGGTGAGGGGGCTTGCCCCGGCGCGGCGACCGGCGTGCTGGTCGCCGACGCCGATGAGGCCGAACGCCGCGCCGCGGCGGGCGAGGATGTGATCCTTGTGCGCAAGACGACGAGTCCCGACGACGTCCATGGCATGATCGCGGCGCGCGCGGTGGTGACAGAGCAAGGCGGGTCGACCTCGCACGCCGCGGTGGTCAGCCGCGCGCTCGGGCGGCCGTGCGTCGTCGGGGTCGGCGACGGTGCGGTGGCGAAAGCGGGAACGGTGGTGACGGTCGATGGCGCGGGCGGGCTGGTCTATGCCGGTACGCTCGCGACCGAGGCGCCGAACGAGCAGGCCGACGCCCGGCTCCGTCAGCTTATCGAATGGGCGCGTGCGGCGAGCCCCGTTGCGGTGGTCGATTTCGCGGCCGGGCCCGACGGGTTCGACGTCGACCGCGCGCTGGCGGCGGGCGATGCGGAGGCGCTGGCGGGAGCGATTGGCGGCGCCAGCGTCGTGCGCGGCCATGCGCTCGCCAACGACGATATCGCGCGGATCGCGCGCGGCGCGGGGGCGACGACGATCGTTACCGAACCGGTGCTGCCGGTCTTGCTGACGATGATCGGGGATGCGGCATGA
- a CDS encoding PEP-utilizing enzyme, with product MAKLPIDNALHVKPPASPLVEATLGLVQQLVRDRFRESGRDWGAFTMAGADDLLTREDFAAIEARLLASGHRFDWSASISVAERPEAYKSAGDDAATDAGFAHPEAPSGEADGEGRALRGVGDNVVQHARNISGTARYIRSNDRVLAYLTDGVPPGTIAVIDDSGGTLTAPIIEQFAGVICAGGTVRSHLGILTREYNIPCLMNAKIAGIRDGDTVMIEASAPAKTTEDYQDGVERVGRVWLLEGEGA from the coding sequence TTGGCCAAGCTGCCTATCGACAATGCACTTCATGTGAAGCCGCCGGCATCGCCGCTGGTCGAGGCGACGCTGGGGCTGGTGCAGCAACTGGTGCGCGACCGGTTTCGCGAATCGGGGCGGGACTGGGGCGCCTTCACCATGGCCGGCGCCGACGACCTGCTGACCAGGGAGGATTTTGCGGCGATCGAGGCGCGGTTGCTGGCAAGCGGGCACCGCTTCGACTGGTCGGCCAGCATTTCGGTTGCCGAACGGCCCGAAGCCTATAAATCGGCGGGCGACGATGCGGCGACCGATGCCGGTTTCGCGCATCCCGAAGCGCCGTCGGGCGAGGCCGATGGCGAGGGACGCGCGCTGCGCGGCGTCGGCGACAATGTTGTCCAGCACGCCCGGAACATCAGCGGCACGGCGCGCTATATCCGCTCGAACGACCGCGTGCTCGCCTATCTGACCGACGGCGTACCGCCGGGGACGATCGCGGTGATCGACGACAGCGGCGGGACGCTGACGGCGCCGATTATCGAACAGTTTGCAGGGGTCATCTGTGCCGGCGGCACGGTGCGCTCGCACCTCGGCATCCTGACCCGCGAATATAATATTCCGTGCCTGATGAATGCGAAGATCGCGGGGATTCGGGACGGCGACACGGTGATGATCGAGGCGAGTGCGCCCGCAAAGACCACCGAGGATTATCAGGACGGGGTCGAACGTGTCGGCCGCGTCTGGTTGCTGGAAGGAGAGGGGGCGTGA
- the surE gene encoding 5'/3'-nucleotidase SurE: protein MGLTANPRILVVNDDGIDAPGIVLLEEIARQFSDDVWVVAPDEERSGAGHSMSISHPVRVVQRDERHWAVRGTPTDCALLGIYEFMTDKAPDLILSGINRGPNLAEDITYSGTASAAMEGAVLGIPAIALSQIIRYQSPIHWDTARKYAPIVIRQLLELDWTPGLFVNVNFPNCPVEEVTGIRATTQGQRPSGCFRPVRRVDERHVPYYWIKIGFPEGGDDDGNDLHAVLDNKVSITPLQLEMTAHAVVPEIAALFADADAVTN from the coding sequence ATGGGCCTGACGGCGAATCCGCGCATTTTGGTGGTCAACGACGACGGCATCGACGCACCGGGAATCGTGCTGCTCGAAGAGATTGCGCGCCAGTTCAGCGACGACGTCTGGGTCGTCGCACCCGACGAGGAACGATCGGGCGCGGGCCATTCGATGTCGATCAGCCACCCCGTCCGCGTCGTCCAGCGCGACGAACGCCACTGGGCAGTCCGCGGCACGCCGACCGACTGCGCGCTGCTCGGCATCTATGAATTTATGACCGACAAGGCGCCCGATCTGATCCTGTCGGGGATCAATCGCGGTCCGAACCTCGCCGAGGACATCACCTATTCGGGCACCGCGTCGGCGGCGATGGAAGGCGCAGTGCTCGGCATCCCCGCGATCGCGCTCAGCCAGATCATCCGCTACCAGAGCCCGATCCACTGGGACACGGCGCGCAAATATGCGCCGATCGTGATCCGGCAACTGCTCGAACTCGACTGGACGCCCGGGCTGTTCGTCAACGTCAATTTCCCCAATTGCCCGGTCGAAGAGGTTACCGGCATCCGCGCAACGACACAGGGCCAGCGCCCCTCGGGCTGCTTCCGTCCCGTCCGCCGCGTCGACGAACGCCATGTCCCCTACTACTGGATCAAGATCGGCTTCCCCGAGGGCGGCGACGACGACGGCAACGACCTGCATGCCGTGCTCGACAACAAGGTGTCGATCACGCCGCTGCAACTCGAAATGACCGCGCATGCGGTGGTGCCGGAGATTGCGGCGCTGTTCGCCGATGCGGATGCAGTAACGAACTGA
- a CDS encoding phosphotransferase produces MATDASANIGAGEVRVALDAAALETWLEANVAGYRGPLTIEQFKGGQSNPTYRLTTPGAQYVMRRKPPGELVKGAHDVLREARVLSALAPTAVPVPAVLGICDDDAVVGSAFYVMALVEGRIFWDASFGEVPVGERAAYFDAMNTVIAALHRVDPEAVGLGDFGRPGNYFARQIGRWSKQYLEDEAAGRNADMDALVEWLPQNIPADEDSGIVHGDFRCDNMIFHPTEPRVVAVLDWELSTLGSPVSDFAYHALMYRMPPDIVAGLGGADPVPLGLPTEAAYVDAYCRRTGRSGIPGWDFYVAFNFFRLAAIFHGIKGRVIRGSANSAHARERAEAFPRLASLARQAMEACR; encoded by the coding sequence ATGGCCACTGACGCATCGGCGAATATCGGCGCGGGCGAGGTTCGCGTCGCGCTCGACGCGGCGGCGCTCGAGACCTGGCTGGAGGCAAATGTCGCCGGCTATCGGGGGCCGCTGACGATCGAGCAGTTCAAGGGCGGCCAGTCGAACCCGACCTATCGGCTGACGACGCCGGGCGCGCAATATGTGATGCGGCGCAAGCCGCCGGGGGAACTGGTGAAGGGCGCCCACGACGTGTTGCGCGAGGCGCGCGTCCTGTCGGCGCTGGCGCCGACCGCGGTGCCGGTGCCGGCGGTGCTGGGGATTTGCGACGACGATGCGGTCGTCGGCAGCGCCTTCTATGTGATGGCGCTCGTCGAAGGGCGCATCTTCTGGGACGCGTCCTTCGGCGAGGTGCCGGTCGGCGAGCGCGCGGCCTATTTCGACGCGATGAACACGGTGATCGCGGCGCTGCATCGGGTCGATCCGGAGGCCGTCGGGCTCGGCGACTTCGGGCGGCCGGGCAATTACTTCGCGCGCCAGATCGGACGCTGGTCGAAACAATATCTGGAGGACGAGGCGGCGGGCCGCAATGCCGACATGGACGCGCTCGTCGAATGGCTGCCGCAAAATATTCCCGCCGACGAAGACAGCGGCATCGTGCACGGCGATTTCCGGTGCGACAATATGATCTTCCATCCCACCGAGCCGCGTGTCGTCGCGGTGCTCGACTGGGAGTTGTCGACGCTCGGCAGCCCGGTCTCGGATTTTGCCTATCACGCGCTGATGTACCGCATGCCCCCCGATATCGTCGCGGGGCTCGGCGGTGCGGACCCGGTGCCGCTCGGCCTGCCGACCGAGGCGGCCTATGTCGATGCCTATTGCCGGCGTACCGGACGGAGCGGGATTCCCGGCTGGGATTTCTACGTCGCGTTCAACTTCTTCCGCCTCGCGGCGATCTTTCACGGCATCAAGGGGCGGGTGATCCGCGGCAGCGCGAACAGCGCCCACGCCCGCGAACGCGCCGAAGCCTTCCCGCGGCTCGCTTCGCTGGCGCGCCAGGCGATGGAGGCTTGCCGCTGA
- a CDS encoding acyl-CoA dehydrogenase family protein: MSVSDRARAIGERVEAFVRDIVAPYESDPRRDHHGAPTDELVDELKEKARAAGVLTPHILGDGDHLTQVETAYVLQKTGLSPLGPLACNTAAPDEGNMYLLGKVGSPELKARFLDKLVRGEARSAFFMTEPAEEGGAGSDPSMMKTTCRMDGNHWVVNGRKCFITGADGARVGIVMAKAEDVAAGGGACMFLVDLPDPAIRIEHVPNTIDSSMPGGHATVVIDNLRIPADQMLGEAGEGFKYAQVRLSPARLSHCMRWHGACQRAHEIATDYANRRHAFGKPLIDHEGVGFMLAENLIDLKQAELMIRWCAEILDTGDLGTAESSMAKVAVSEALMRIADRCVQVMGGTGVTDKTIVEQVFREVRAFRIYDGPTEVHKWSLAKKIKRDWKNAHGH, encoded by the coding sequence ATGAGCGTCTCGGACCGGGCCCGCGCGATTGGCGAGCGCGTCGAAGCGTTCGTCCGCGATATTGTCGCTCCCTATGAAAGCGACCCGCGCCGCGACCATCATGGCGCGCCGACCGACGAACTGGTCGACGAGCTGAAGGAGAAAGCGCGCGCCGCCGGGGTGTTGACGCCGCATATCCTTGGCGACGGCGACCATCTGACGCAGGTCGAGACGGCTTATGTGCTGCAGAAGACCGGGCTGTCGCCGCTCGGTCCGCTCGCTTGCAACACCGCGGCGCCCGACGAGGGCAATATGTATCTGCTCGGCAAGGTCGGCAGTCCCGAACTCAAGGCGCGCTTCCTCGACAAGCTGGTGCGGGGCGAGGCCCGTTCGGCCTTCTTCATGACCGAGCCCGCCGAAGAGGGCGGCGCCGGGTCCGACCCGTCGATGATGAAGACGACCTGCCGGATGGACGGCAATCACTGGGTGGTGAACGGCCGCAAATGCTTCATCACCGGCGCCGACGGCGCGAGGGTCGGCATCGTCATGGCGAAGGCCGAGGATGTCGCGGCCGGCGGCGGCGCGTGCATGTTCCTGGTCGATCTGCCCGATCCGGCGATCCGCATCGAACATGTGCCCAATACGATCGACAGCTCGATGCCCGGCGGCCATGCGACCGTCGTCATCGACAATCTACGCATTCCCGCCGACCAGATGCTGGGCGAAGCGGGCGAGGGGTTCAAATATGCGCAGGTGCGGCTGAGCCCCGCGCGGCTGTCGCACTGCATGCGCTGGCACGGCGCCTGTCAGCGCGCGCACGAGATCGCGACCGACTATGCCAACCGGCGCCATGCCTTCGGCAAGCCGCTGATCGACCATGAGGGCGTTGGCTTCATGCTCGCCGAGAATCTGATCGACCTGAAGCAGGCTGAGCTGATGATCCGCTGGTGCGCCGAAATCCTCGACACCGGCGATCTCGGCACCGCCGAAAGCTCGATGGCGAAGGTTGCGGTGTCGGAAGCGCTGATGCGCATCGCCGACCGCTGCGTCCAGGTGATGGGCGGCACCGGGGTCACCGATAAGACGATCGTCGAGCAGGTGTTCCGCGAGGTCCGCGCCTTCCGCATCTATGACGGTCCGACCGAGGTCCATAAGTGGAGCCTTGCCAAGAAGATCAAGCGCGACTGGAAGAATGCGCATGGCCACTGA
- a CDS encoding SDR family NAD(P)-dependent oxidoreductase, which yields MKIEGLAAVVTGGASGLGGATAAMLAELGAKVAILDLNEEVGAAHAKAIGGLFVAANVADEASVAAALDAAEAAHGTARILVNCAGVAPAIKTVGKENKAHPLDAFRRTVEVNLIGSFNLIAQFAARLAAAEPVGEERGVIVNTASVAAFDGQIGQAAYSASKGGVVGMTLPVARDLAQHRIRVVTIAPGIFLTPMLMGLPQAAQDSLGTQVPHPSRLGKPEEYAQMVRSIVENPMLNGETIRLDGAIRMAPR from the coding sequence ATGAAGATCGAAGGATTGGCGGCCGTCGTGACCGGCGGCGCGTCGGGGCTGGGCGGCGCGACCGCTGCTATGCTCGCGGAGCTTGGCGCCAAGGTCGCGATACTCGACCTTAACGAAGAGGTCGGCGCCGCGCACGCCAAGGCGATCGGCGGCCTGTTCGTCGCCGCCAATGTCGCCGATGAGGCGAGCGTCGCTGCAGCGCTGGACGCGGCCGAGGCGGCGCACGGCACGGCGCGCATCCTCGTCAACTGCGCGGGCGTCGCGCCGGCGATCAAGACCGTCGGCAAGGAAAACAAGGCGCATCCGCTCGATGCGTTTCGCCGCACCGTCGAGGTCAATCTGATCGGCAGTTTCAACCTGATCGCCCAGTTCGCGGCGCGGCTCGCCGCGGCGGAGCCGGTCGGCGAGGAACGCGGCGTGATCGTGAACACTGCGTCGGTCGCGGCCTTTGACGGGCAGATCGGGCAGGCGGCGTACTCGGCGTCGAAGGGCGGCGTGGTCGGCATGACGCTGCCGGTCGCGCGCGACCTCGCGCAGCACCGCATCCGCGTCGTCACCATCGCGCCCGGCATCTTTCTGACCCCGATGCTGATGGGGCTGCCGCAGGCGGCGCAGGACAGCCTCGGCACGCAGGTTCCGCATCCCAGCCGTCTCGGCAAGCCCGAGGAATATGCGCAGATGGTGCGCAGCATAGTGGAGAATCCCATGCTCAACGGCGAAACGATCCGTCTCGACGGTGCGATCCGGATGGCGCCGCGATGA
- a CDS encoding enoyl-CoA hydratase/isomerase family protein: MADQPVIFDVSDGIASITLNRPASGNAIDLAMAKALVDAAIRCETDRSIRCVVLTGTGRLFCAGGDVGGFATAGEGAGAHLSLLAGTLHMAVARFARMPCPLVVLVNGPAAGAGLSLTLAGDIVLAARSAHFTAAYSAIGLTPDGGMSWLLPRLVGLRKAQEIILTNRRIKAEEAEAIGIVTRLVDDDALAGEGAETAERLAASAVNALGTARRLLQRSFTNGLETQLEDEARAIAEAGAGPESREGIAAFLAKRAPDFRGAGR; encoded by the coding sequence ATGGCCGATCAGCCGGTAATTTTCGACGTTTCGGACGGAATCGCGTCGATTACGCTCAACCGTCCGGCGTCGGGGAACGCCATCGATCTCGCGATGGCGAAGGCATTGGTGGACGCCGCGATCCGCTGTGAAACCGACCGGTCGATTCGCTGCGTCGTCCTGACCGGGACGGGGCGGCTGTTCTGCGCCGGCGGCGATGTCGGCGGCTTTGCGACGGCGGGCGAGGGCGCGGGCGCCCATCTCAGCCTGCTCGCGGGGACCTTGCACATGGCGGTCGCGCGTTTCGCGCGCATGCCATGCCCGCTGGTCGTGCTCGTCAACGGGCCGGCGGCTGGGGCGGGGCTGAGCCTGACGCTCGCCGGCGATATCGTCCTCGCCGCGCGTTCGGCGCATTTTACCGCCGCCTATTCGGCGATCGGGCTGACCCCCGACGGCGGCATGAGCTGGCTGTTGCCGCGGCTCGTCGGGTTGCGCAAGGCGCAGGAGATCATCCTGACCAACCGCCGCATCAAGGCGGAAGAAGCCGAAGCGATCGGAATCGTGACGCGGCTCGTCGACGATGACGCGCTGGCAGGGGAAGGCGCCGAAACGGCCGAGCGTCTGGCCGCCTCGGCCGTGAATGCCCTCGGGACGGCGCGCCGCCTGTTGCAGCGGAGTTTCACCAATGGTCTCGAGACCCAGCTCGAAGACGAGGCGCGTGCCATAGCCGAAGCGGGTGCGGGGCCGGAAAGCCGCGAAGGAATTGCTGCCTTCCTTGCCAAGCGCGCGCCCGATTTTCGGGGTGCCGGGCGATGA
- a CDS encoding TetR/AcrR family transcriptional regulator, whose product MTPIASEPSPFRSREEKLAERAEKREAVLRAAVRMFNARGFHATSLDDVAASLNVSKPTIYHYLGNKEQVLLECVSRGLEMLDAAAARARLQSGTGLDRLREFLRSYAEVNMDDFGRCVIRTGDEVLSAEGSRRFRALKSRIDAALRSLIEEAVADGSIAATDVRLTAFTLAGALNWPSRWHRPDGPMSASDIAIAMVDILTAGLAPRSAANDAPQPL is encoded by the coding sequence ATGACCCCGATTGCGTCCGAGCCCTCGCCTTTCCGCAGCCGCGAGGAGAAGCTCGCCGAGCGGGCGGAAAAACGCGAAGCCGTGCTGCGCGCCGCGGTCCGCATGTTCAACGCGCGCGGGTTCCACGCGACTTCGCTCGACGACGTCGCGGCCAGCCTGAATGTCAGCAAGCCGACGATCTACCATTATCTCGGCAACAAGGAACAGGTGCTGCTCGAATGCGTGAGCCGCGGGCTCGAGATGCTCGACGCCGCCGCGGCGAGAGCGCGGCTCCAAAGCGGGACCGGGCTCGACAGGCTACGCGAGTTTCTTCGCAGCTATGCCGAGGTCAATATGGACGATTTCGGCCGCTGCGTGATCCGGACCGGCGACGAAGTTCTGTCGGCCGAGGGGTCCAGGCGCTTTCGCGCGCTGAAGTCGCGGATCGATGCCGCCTTGCGAAGCCTGATCGAAGAGGCTGTCGCCGACGGCTCGATCGCCGCGACCGACGTCAGGCTTACCGCCTTCACCCTCGCCGGCGCGCTCAACTGGCCGTCGCGCTGGCACCGCCCCGACGGGCCGATGTCCGCGAGCGACATAGCGATTGCCATGGTCGATATCCTGACCGCTGGACTGGCGCCGCGAAGCGCGGCGAACGATGCTCCCCAGCCTTTATGA